The following proteins are co-located in the Desulfatibacillum aliphaticivorans DSM 15576 genome:
- a CDS encoding transglutaminase-like domain-containing protein, which produces MDEKYLKPTAILDSDHPLVQQYARETVGDETVPVKKAVLLFNKVRDHIVYDPYTPFHRPTDYQASNLIERGRGYCVCKACLLCALGRAAGIPTRLGFATIRNQGATQAVIDMLGSDLFVYHGFAEFFLNGKWLKATPAFDQPVCDKHNIDLPRFDGEHDCIFPPENRAGEPYVDYVEDFGSDHDLPLDKLIQAWEKVYGRERMDLWIQALESPEGIESWRPRH; this is translated from the coding sequence ATGGATGAAAAATACCTGAAGCCCACCGCCATTCTGGATTCCGATCACCCCCTGGTGCAACAATACGCCCGGGAAACCGTCGGAGACGAAACCGTCCCGGTCAAAAAGGCCGTGCTATTATTCAATAAGGTTCGGGACCATATTGTGTACGATCCCTATACGCCGTTCCATCGCCCTACGGACTACCAGGCGAGCAACCTTATCGAACGGGGCAGGGGATACTGCGTGTGCAAGGCCTGCCTGTTGTGCGCCTTGGGCCGGGCCGCCGGAATTCCCACTCGCCTGGGATTCGCAACCATCCGCAACCAGGGCGCCACCCAGGCGGTCATCGACATGCTAGGCTCCGACCTGTTTGTATATCACGGATTCGCCGAATTTTTCCTGAACGGAAAATGGCTCAAAGCCACTCCGGCATTCGATCAGCCCGTGTGCGATAAACACAATATTGATCTTCCCCGGTTCGACGGCGAGCACGACTGCATCTTCCCGCCTGAAAACAGGGCGGGCGAGCCCTACGTGGATTATGTGGAGGATTTCGGATCAGACCACGACCTGCCCCTGGATAAGCTCATCCAAGCCTGGGAAAAAGTCTACGGCAGGGAACGCATGGACCTGTGGATCCAAGCCCTGGAATCCCCGGAGGGCATCGAATCCTGGCGCCCCCGGCATTGA
- a CDS encoding nucleoside deaminase → MDHMQFMNKALELARQALEAGEFPVGCVLVHDGRVIAQGARVGVAAGGTGELEHAEMVAMARFENMENAPPPSEVTIYCTMEPCLMCFGALMIHGITKIVYAYEDAMGGATALDRSTLPPLYRDAKVEITPHVGRSQSLALFKAFFSRPDNHYWKDSLLAKYTLEQEAE, encoded by the coding sequence ATGGATCACATGCAATTCATGAACAAGGCCCTGGAACTGGCCCGACAAGCCCTGGAGGCGGGAGAGTTTCCCGTGGGATGCGTCCTGGTGCACGACGGCCGGGTGATCGCCCAAGGCGCAAGAGTCGGCGTGGCCGCCGGAGGAACCGGGGAATTGGAGCATGCGGAAATGGTGGCCATGGCCCGGTTCGAAAACATGGAAAACGCCCCGCCGCCCTCGGAAGTGACCATCTATTGCACCATGGAGCCCTGCCTCATGTGCTTCGGCGCGTTGATGATCCACGGCATCACGAAAATCGTTTACGCCTATGAAGACGCCATGGGAGGCGCAACCGCCCTGGACCGCTCCACGCTCCCGCCCCTGTACCGGGACGCCAAGGTGGAAATCACGCCCCACGTGGGCAGAAGCCAAAGCCTGGCGCTGTTCAAAGCCTTTTTCTCCCGGCCAGACAACCACTACTGGAAAGACAGCCTGTTGGCGAAATACACCTTGGAGCAGGAGGCAGAATGA
- a CDS encoding hybrid sensor histidine kinase/response regulator, with amino-acid sequence MAENSEKSLKRALWTGISVIFVIFFLLAANYWLTTQSNKSFEDLYNISGSKDSFYALTLSEDIALGDPSHHKDVDSKLTTLEAQCMQCHDSRHQNVLLKRKKLFQELYDVTRKSENSYFLVRERFMDLLASVKYIHQHHIVYLRNMVEKGESSPGYGVEDDFKRSSAHSASEVDILDAASAIRTSLFDAFGIFHALEQGRQVFEVEKAFKSRIEAFYASVNTFEDYSLDAQDGILVEELLQMGRGFEDSFGNLLLMETRKRELQQRLEVESLSIKQLLGDLASHFAQRYEDSKKNTRLLQLAALGIAFVFVFLNFLIGRRITRETHRIAMETIRIGQDISYQIPLGDKTFQEFDIVLRTLNSMAGRLHSNLLRLEKSREHLEEAVEERTRELKLANAHLIDEMADRRKAQVALAESEERLKNVVDHISAGIIIIDADTYRVVSANPFAQNLLAPEGESLVGRNWQEHVDASDASSSPGNRTRIGGYEKTLLDMQNKPVHVLSTVIPLVLDRKNHLLESFIDIRQLREAQEKRRDLETQLERSRKMEAIGTLAGGIAHDFNNILAAIIGYSELAAFDLPEDHPSHAHIQEVLKASERAKRIIKQILAFSRRSEPEQSLIRLEEILDEVLTLIRASFPSSIEIRKKIFCENDRIMGDSTQLHQVFMNLLTNARHAVSEETGVVEAAVESVDVTDHAWATKHSIIPGPFLKISITDNGHGMDEVTLQRIFDPYFTTKEKGKGTGMGLAVVEGVVTSHFGTITVDSKPGRGATFAIWLPAIEKGEETAIHGDETIQTGAESVLFVDDEEMLVKFGERMLSVLGYKVQAFTDPLAALEAFQENPKGFDLVVTDLTMPGLSGDKLASEILKIRPDIPIILATGYPRSFTQKRALEIGIRSVFLKPFLATEFSLAIRKVLDGQPDA; translated from the coding sequence TTTTCTTTTGGCGGCGAACTACTGGCTGACCACCCAATCCAACAAGTCGTTTGAGGATCTGTACAACATTTCAGGCTCCAAGGACTCTTTTTACGCTCTGACTCTGAGCGAGGACATCGCCCTGGGAGATCCTTCCCACCACAAGGACGTTGATTCCAAGCTCACGACCCTGGAAGCCCAATGCATGCAATGCCACGATTCCAGGCATCAGAACGTCCTGCTCAAACGAAAGAAGTTGTTTCAGGAATTGTACGATGTCACCAGGAAGTCGGAAAACTCCTATTTTCTGGTGCGCGAGCGGTTTATGGATCTGTTGGCCAGCGTCAAATACATCCACCAGCATCACATTGTGTATCTGCGCAACATGGTGGAAAAGGGGGAGTCCTCCCCCGGCTACGGCGTTGAGGACGATTTTAAAAGGAGCTCCGCCCATTCCGCTTCCGAAGTGGATATTTTGGACGCCGCCTCGGCCATTCGCACCAGCCTTTTCGACGCCTTTGGGATCTTTCACGCCCTGGAGCAGGGCCGGCAGGTTTTTGAAGTGGAAAAGGCTTTTAAAAGCCGCATAGAAGCCTTTTACGCGTCGGTGAACACCTTCGAGGACTACTCCCTGGACGCCCAGGACGGCATTTTGGTGGAAGAGCTTTTGCAAATGGGGAGAGGGTTTGAGGATTCTTTCGGAAACCTTCTTTTGATGGAAACCCGAAAAAGAGAACTGCAGCAGCGGCTTGAGGTGGAAAGCCTCTCCATTAAACAGCTTTTGGGGGATCTCGCCTCCCATTTCGCCCAACGGTACGAGGACTCCAAAAAAAACACCCGCCTGCTTCAGCTTGCAGCTTTGGGGATCGCCTTTGTCTTTGTGTTTTTGAATTTTCTCATCGGCAGGAGGATTACCCGGGAAACCCACCGCATCGCCATGGAAACCATCCGAATCGGTCAGGACATTTCTTATCAGATCCCGCTGGGCGACAAGACGTTCCAGGAGTTTGACATTGTGTTGCGTACGTTGAATTCCATGGCCGGGCGATTGCACAGCAACCTCTTGCGCCTGGAAAAATCCCGGGAGCATCTGGAGGAGGCGGTGGAGGAGCGCACCCGGGAATTGAAGCTGGCCAACGCCCATTTGATCGATGAAATGGCGGACCGGCGCAAAGCTCAGGTGGCTTTGGCTGAAAGTGAAGAGCGGTTAAAGAACGTGGTGGATCACATTAGCGCCGGCATTATCATCATCGATGCTGACACCTATCGCGTGGTATCGGCCAACCCCTTCGCCCAAAACCTGTTGGCGCCCGAAGGGGAGTCCCTTGTGGGCAGAAATTGGCAGGAGCACGTGGACGCGTCCGACGCCTCGTCTTCTCCCGGAAATCGAACGCGTATAGGCGGCTACGAGAAAACCTTGCTGGATATGCAAAATAAGCCGGTGCACGTCCTTTCCACGGTCATTCCCCTGGTTCTTGACCGGAAAAACCACCTGCTGGAAAGTTTTATCGACATTCGCCAATTGCGGGAAGCCCAGGAAAAGCGCAGGGATCTGGAAACCCAGTTGGAGCGCTCCCGCAAGATGGAGGCCATCGGCACCCTGGCCGGCGGCATCGCTCATGATTTCAACAACATCCTGGCGGCTATCATAGGCTACTCCGAACTGGCGGCTTTTGATTTGCCCGAGGACCATCCTTCCCATGCGCATATTCAGGAGGTGTTGAAAGCTTCCGAAAGGGCGAAAAGGATCATCAAGCAAATTCTTGCTTTCAGCCGCAGGAGCGAGCCGGAGCAATCCCTGATTCGTTTGGAGGAGATCCTGGACGAGGTTTTGACTTTGATCCGGGCCTCCTTCCCCAGTTCCATTGAAATCCGTAAGAAAATTTTTTGCGAGAACGACCGGATTATGGGGGACTCCACCCAGCTTCATCAGGTCTTTATGAATCTGCTTACCAACGCCCGGCATGCGGTTTCGGAGGAAACCGGCGTGGTGGAGGCGGCCGTGGAATCCGTGGACGTCACAGATCATGCGTGGGCCACAAAGCATTCCATCATTCCCGGGCCGTTCTTGAAGATTTCCATCACGGACAACGGTCATGGCATGGACGAGGTGACCCTGCAAAGAATATTCGACCCCTATTTTACCACCAAGGAAAAGGGCAAGGGCACAGGCATGGGCCTGGCGGTGGTGGAAGGGGTGGTCACCAGCCATTTCGGGACTATTACGGTAGACAGCAAGCCCGGCCGCGGCGCCACCTTCGCCATCTGGCTGCCCGCCATTGAAAAAGGGGAGGAAACCGCGATTCATGGCGATGAAACCATCCAAACCGGCGCCGAGTCCGTGCTTTTTGTGGATGACGAGGAAATGCTGGTGAAATTCGGAGAGCGCATGCTTTCCGTGCTTGGTTACAAGGTTCAGGCGTTCACGGACCCCCTGGCGGCTTTGGAGGCCTTTCAGGAAAATCCCAAGGGCTTTGACCTGGTTGTTACGGACCTCACCATGCCCGGCCTCTCGGGAGACAAGCTGGCGTCTGAAATCCTCAAGATCCGGCCTGACATCCCCATAATTCTGGCCACGGGATACCCCAGGAGCTTCACGCAGAAAAGGGCTCTGGAAATCGGCATACGCTCCGTTTTCCTCAAGCCCTTCCTCGCCACTGAGTTTTCCCTGGCCATCCGGAAAGTGTTGGATGGACAGCCTGATGCCTGA
- a CDS encoding methyl-accepting chemotaxis protein, whose translation MKRATAMMREIARGEADLTKRLKVESKDEIGQWAMSFNTFVENTQAMIREIMAHARNLQNASGEMRVVSDSLAAGTDQTSTETHWVANSVNDMNINLGDAAVSLNETAHTVRQIAANSNKMNKSLAAIEKKTEDAMAVTKKAVVQAVDASEKILHLGRMAAFIGEVNEAIAEVTDQVNMLSINAAIEAAKAGEAGKGFQVVAREMKALSAQTAEASANIRSQIRQIQDTSHQAIDEVENITMVIKGIDGFVEDIVKATREQAGHTSSIAHDIQETSRALDRVNDNVSSCSESTSLIVRKISEVNTTAGDMAQGNQNLIANASMLTSMADQLQNMVFRFKIIDEGPPARAIMH comes from the coding sequence ATCAAAAGGGCCACGGCCATGATGCGGGAAATCGCCCGGGGCGAGGCGGATCTCACCAAACGCCTCAAGGTGGAGTCCAAGGATGAAATCGGCCAGTGGGCCATGTCCTTCAACACCTTTGTGGAGAACACCCAGGCCATGATTCGCGAAATCATGGCCCACGCCCGCAACCTGCAGAACGCCTCCGGCGAGATGCGCGTGGTCAGCGACTCCCTGGCGGCGGGCACGGATCAGACCTCCACCGAAACCCATTGGGTGGCCAACTCGGTCAATGACATGAACATCAACCTGGGAGACGCCGCTGTCTCCCTGAATGAGACCGCTCACACGGTGCGGCAGATCGCCGCCAATTCCAACAAGATGAACAAGTCCCTGGCCGCCATCGAGAAAAAAACCGAAGACGCCATGGCAGTCACGAAAAAAGCCGTTGTGCAGGCCGTGGATGCGTCGGAAAAGATCCTGCACCTGGGCCGGATGGCGGCTTTTATCGGCGAGGTGAACGAGGCCATCGCCGAAGTGACGGACCAGGTCAACATGCTGTCCATCAACGCGGCCATTGAAGCCGCCAAAGCCGGGGAGGCGGGCAAGGGCTTCCAGGTGGTGGCCCGGGAGATGAAAGCCCTCTCCGCCCAGACCGCCGAGGCCAGCGCCAACATCCGGTCCCAGATCCGTCAAATTCAAGACACCTCCCATCAAGCCATCGACGAGGTGGAGAACATAACCATGGTCATCAAGGGGATCGACGGCTTTGTGGAGGATATTGTCAAAGCCACAAGGGAGCAGGCCGGGCACACAAGCAGCATCGCCCACGATATCCAGGAAACCTCCCGGGCGCTGGACCGCGTAAACGATAACGTGTCCTCCTGCTCCGAATCCACAAGTCTCATCGTGCGGAAAATTTCCGAAGTGAACACCACGGCCGGTGACATGGCCCAGGGCAATCAAAACCTCATCGCCAACGCTTCCATGCTCACAAGCATGGCGGATCAGCTTCAGAACATGGTGTTCCGGTTTAAAATCATCGATGAAGGCCCTCCGGCAAGGGCGATCATGCATTAA
- the selD gene encoding selenide, water dikinase SelD: MVRSSGUAAKLGPGDLEDVMAGLPDQKHPDLLVGTSTSDDAGVFRLTPDIALVQTLDFFTPIVDSPYHFGQIAAANSLSDVYAMGGRPLTAMNIVCFPVCDLPNSVLTETLRGGLDKMTEAGVALAGGHSVDDKEFKYGLSVTGVVHPSKILTNANVKKGDLLVLTKPIGTGVLATAVKGQVDFQESESLLIEISGTLNRRAGEIMHTFAPHACTDVTGFGLAGHALEMSKGSNLSVTLFAHEAMFIPKALELASMGLLPAGTYANRQFCENYTKIHPSVEQVQADLVFDPQTSGGLLVSMTPAMARDYVSAMNDQGLFAVIAGEVGGRCTAGSLEIVSNKA; this comes from the coding sequence ATGGTCAGATCCTCGGGTTGAGCGGCTAAACTGGGTCCGGGGGACCTGGAAGACGTCATGGCCGGACTGCCCGACCAAAAGCATCCTGATTTGCTGGTGGGAACCTCCACCAGCGACGACGCCGGAGTGTTTCGTCTGACGCCGGACATTGCTTTGGTGCAGACTTTGGACTTTTTCACGCCTATTGTGGACTCTCCCTATCACTTCGGCCAGATCGCCGCGGCCAACTCCCTGTCGGACGTGTACGCCATGGGAGGCCGCCCCCTGACCGCCATGAACATCGTGTGCTTTCCGGTCTGCGACCTGCCCAATTCCGTGCTGACGGAAACCCTGCGCGGGGGCCTGGATAAAATGACCGAGGCGGGCGTCGCCCTTGCCGGAGGCCACAGCGTGGACGACAAGGAATTCAAGTACGGCCTGTCGGTCACGGGCGTGGTTCATCCCTCCAAGATCCTGACCAATGCCAACGTTAAAAAAGGAGATTTACTGGTTCTGACCAAGCCCATCGGGACCGGCGTCCTGGCCACGGCGGTCAAGGGCCAGGTGGATTTCCAGGAGTCGGAATCCCTGCTTATCGAGATTTCCGGAACGCTCAACCGCAGGGCCGGAGAAATCATGCATACCTTTGCCCCCCACGCCTGCACGGACGTTACGGGTTTCGGCCTGGCCGGCCACGCTTTGGAAATGTCCAAGGGCTCCAATCTGTCGGTCACGCTTTTCGCCCATGAAGCCATGTTCATCCCCAAAGCCCTGGAGCTGGCCTCCATGGGCCTGTTGCCCGCCGGAACCTACGCCAACCGGCAATTCTGCGAGAATTACACAAAAATCCATCCCTCGGTGGAGCAGGTCCAGGCGGACCTTGTTTTCGACCCCCAAACATCCGGCGGCCTGCTTGTTTCCATGACGCCTGCCATGGCCAGGGATTACGTCTCAGCCATGAACGATCAGGGACTCTTCGCCGTGATCGCCGGAGAAGTGGGCGGCAGATGCACGGCAGGAAGCCTGGAAATCGTAAGCAACAAGGCCTGA
- a CDS encoding TRAP transporter large permease encodes MTAEILIITMLALFALEAPIAVAIMAASVLAILVQGGFPLMVVVQKMFGGVNSFPLMAVPLFMFAGVIMEKGDSSKRIIDFANALVGWLPGGLAAVTIVSAMFFAGISGSAAADAAAVGAVLIPAMKKSGYDSDFAAAVQASGGSIGVIIPPSIPMIIFGFLTGASVGKLFAGGIIPGVLIGASLIIVASFISKKNGYGAAKVFSWAEVWETFKKAFLALGTPIIILGGILFGVFTATESAAVAVAYSLFLGMAVYRKIGPKDLPQLFIRAAITSSLVMFIISTASAFSWIAAMENIPAKLAGGLLSVSSNPVILLLCVNLVLLIAGAFVETTAALILLVPTIVAMQPALGIDLVHLGVIIVTNLAIGMLTPPMGICLIVSGSISNDPIMTVSRRVLPFLAVLIIDLLLISFYSPLTMRMAALIK; translated from the coding sequence ATGACCGCTGAAATCCTCATCATAACCATGCTGGCGCTTTTCGCCCTGGAAGCCCCCATCGCGGTGGCAATCATGGCCGCGTCCGTGCTGGCCATACTGGTTCAGGGCGGATTTCCCCTCATGGTTGTGGTGCAAAAAATGTTCGGCGGGGTCAATTCTTTCCCGCTTATGGCCGTGCCGCTGTTTATGTTCGCCGGGGTCATCATGGAAAAAGGGGATTCCAGCAAGCGCATCATCGACTTTGCCAACGCCCTGGTGGGCTGGCTGCCCGGCGGATTGGCCGCCGTAACCATAGTTTCGGCCATGTTTTTTGCGGGTATTTCCGGCTCGGCCGCGGCGGACGCCGCCGCCGTGGGCGCGGTGCTCATTCCGGCCATGAAAAAGTCGGGCTACGACTCGGATTTCGCAGCAGCCGTCCAGGCTTCGGGCGGGTCCATCGGAGTGATCATCCCGCCGTCCATCCCCATGATCATCTTTGGATTTCTCACCGGCGCGTCCGTGGGCAAGCTCTTCGCCGGAGGAATCATCCCGGGGGTGCTTATCGGCGCCAGCCTGATTATCGTGGCCTCGTTCATATCCAAAAAGAACGGCTACGGGGCGGCCAAAGTTTTTTCCTGGGCCGAAGTATGGGAAACCTTCAAGAAAGCCTTCCTGGCTTTGGGAACGCCCATTATCATCCTGGGCGGGATTTTGTTCGGCGTGTTTACAGCCACCGAGTCGGCGGCCGTAGCCGTGGCGTACTCCCTGTTTTTGGGCATGGCCGTGTACCGGAAAATCGGCCCCAAAGACCTGCCGCAACTGTTTATCAGGGCGGCCATTACGTCGTCCTTGGTGATGTTCATCATATCCACGGCGTCGGCCTTTTCGTGGATCGCTGCCATGGAAAACATTCCGGCCAAGCTGGCAGGCGGCCTGCTTTCCGTGTCGTCCAACCCGGTGATTCTGCTTTTGTGCGTCAACCTGGTGCTGTTGATCGCAGGGGCCTTTGTGGAAACCACGGCCGCGCTGATCCTGCTGGTCCCGACAATAGTCGCCATGCAGCCGGCTTTGGGCATTGACCTGGTGCACCTGGGCGTGATTATCGTCACCAACCTGGCTATCGGCATGCTCACCCCGCCCATGGGCATCTGCCTGATCGTTTCCGGGTCCATATCCAACGATCCCATTATGACGGTCTCCCGCAGGGTGCTGCCCTTTTTGGCCGTCTTGATTATCGACCTGCTGCTTATCAGCTTTTATTCGCCCCTGACCATGCGGATGGCGGCGTTGATTAAATAG
- a CDS encoding cache domain-containing protein: MDISRKINFLFAAGLIAMAVMAWWLSSHFLMQAKNSEIQTIHGLLLNERQKQAENLVNNAFCVIETADFYETARNALREMRYGPKTLNVEASKGSEGAEGAEAKGRDYFFVVDVDGMFWVNPMHPELEETVALDLKDASGREYIKEIIETAKNSEDGTGALIYTEAVEGSDRVQTKKGFFKLYKDWGWILCTGVPIDDIDVIAAGIDSNVEASFSGKKRSQVIYMALMGLLIIVLSRTLVW; the protein is encoded by the coding sequence GTGGACATTTCACGGAAGATTAACTTCTTGTTTGCGGCCGGATTAATCGCCATGGCTGTTATGGCGTGGTGGCTGTCCAGCCATTTCCTGATGCAGGCGAAAAACAGCGAAATCCAAACCATCCACGGATTATTGCTGAATGAGCGGCAAAAGCAGGCGGAAAACCTGGTTAACAATGCCTTTTGCGTTATTGAAACCGCGGATTTTTACGAAACCGCACGGAATGCTCTTCGGGAAATGCGATACGGGCCCAAGACGCTGAACGTGGAAGCCTCCAAAGGCTCGGAAGGGGCCGAGGGCGCCGAAGCCAAGGGCCGCGACTATTTTTTTGTGGTGGACGTGGACGGCATGTTTTGGGTCAATCCCATGCATCCCGAGTTGGAGGAGACAGTGGCCCTGGACCTCAAGGACGCTTCGGGGCGCGAGTATATCAAGGAAATCATTGAAACCGCTAAAAACAGCGAGGACGGGACAGGGGCGTTGATATACACGGAGGCCGTGGAAGGCTCTGACCGGGTTCAGACGAAAAAAGGCTTTTTCAAACTGTATAAGGATTGGGGCTGGATTTTGTGCACCGGCGTGCCCATCGACGACATTGACGTAATCGCCGCGGGCATCGATTCAAACGTTGAAGCCTCTTTTTCCGGTAAAAAGCGCAGCCAGGTAATTTATATGGCCTTGATGGGCCTGCTTATCATCGTCCTGAGCAGGACCTTGGTCTGGTGA
- a CDS encoding DUF4405 domain-containing protein: MRRITSLTSLLAFLFTVLTSIILYIVPQGRVAYWSNWKLWGLTKEQWGAIHINLGFLFLIFLCLHIYYNWKPLTAYMKDKARKLKIFTKEFNIALIIVLVTALGTWMEIPPFSTVLDIGEGFKDRAAAKYGEPPYGHAELSPLKGFAQKMGMDADKALEALRQAGLSAENSSQTLKEIGEANDLTPQQVYEAMKSAAPDIEPGQGLPPSPAPGTGNMSIKDICVQYNLDRMAVIQHLRNKGLEIKGSMTLKEAAEANNMGPLDLYDLMKETVK, translated from the coding sequence ATGCGAAGAATCACGTCCCTCACGTCCCTGCTGGCTTTTCTATTTACAGTTTTAACCAGCATTATCCTGTATATCGTTCCCCAAGGCCGGGTAGCCTATTGGTCCAACTGGAAATTGTGGGGCCTTACCAAGGAGCAATGGGGCGCCATCCATATCAACCTGGGGTTTTTATTCCTGATTTTTTTGTGCCTGCATATTTATTACAACTGGAAGCCCCTCACCGCATACATGAAGGACAAGGCGCGCAAGCTGAAAATATTCACCAAGGAATTCAACATTGCGCTGATTATCGTCCTGGTCACGGCCTTGGGAACCTGGATGGAAATTCCGCCCTTTTCCACGGTGCTGGATATTGGGGAAGGCTTTAAGGACAGGGCCGCCGCCAAATACGGGGAGCCGCCTTACGGACACGCGGAGCTTTCGCCCCTGAAGGGATTCGCCCAGAAAATGGGGATGGATGCGGACAAAGCCCTGGAAGCCCTGCGTCAAGCCGGCTTATCCGCGGAGAATTCAAGCCAGACGCTAAAAGAGATCGGCGAGGCTAATGACCTGACGCCGCAACAGGTATACGAGGCCATGAAATCCGCCGCCCCCGACATAGAGCCGGGCCAGGGCCTGCCTCCCTCCCCTGCTCCCGGAACAGGCAACATGAGCATCAAGGATATATGCGTCCAGTACAATCTGGACAGGATGGCCGTGATTCAGCATTTGCGCAACAAGGGCCTGGAAATCAAAGGCTCCATGACCCTGAAAGAAGCGGCCGAAGCCAACAACATGGGCCCCTTGGATTTGTACGATTTGATGAAAGAAACGGTAAAATAA
- a CDS encoding TRAP transporter small permease — translation MAAKFLRVYQRLSLGLNQAVEGVLFALGLTMAIIVCTQVFFRYVVNDSLFWSEEAARYLLVWLTFLGATSAYYRGVHPKIESLTKLAPPKVHLAARVLVHLISLALFAVLIVYGVKFSYFVRFQISPALNIPKWTVTAVIPVSGVIFCIHNLRLLLEEFTGGANDR, via the coding sequence ATGGCCGCCAAGTTCCTCAGGGTTTACCAAAGGCTGAGCCTGGGCCTGAACCAGGCGGTGGAGGGAGTCCTGTTCGCCCTGGGGCTCACCATGGCGATTATCGTGTGCACCCAGGTTTTTTTCCGGTACGTGGTGAACGACTCCCTGTTCTGGTCCGAGGAGGCGGCGCGGTATCTGCTGGTGTGGCTCACCTTTTTGGGCGCCACCTCCGCCTATTACCGGGGCGTGCATCCCAAAATCGAGAGCCTGACCAAACTGGCGCCGCCCAAGGTGCATCTGGCGGCCCGGGTGCTGGTGCATTTGATCTCTCTGGCCTTGTTCGCCGTGCTCATCGTCTACGGCGTCAAGTTCTCGTATTTTGTACGATTTCAGATTTCCCCGGCCCTGAACATTCCCAAATGGACGGTGACTGCGGTCATCCCCGTTTCCGGGGTGATTTTCTGCATCCACAACCTGCGCCTGCTTTTGGAGGAGTTCACGGGAGGCGCCAATGACCGCTGA
- a CDS encoding TRAP transporter substrate-binding protein, whose amino-acid sequence MKARIVLLAAVLTIGFCLPLQAAENIKLGVVTKPGSAQNVVADKFKELLEAKSGGDWTVTIYDSGVLGNETEMLQQIQMNTLHIGIITGGPFDTFTPIVRVINYPFLFKDNAQADEILDGPLGQEILDGLEPMGFKGLCFSENGFRNLTNSKRAVKTPEDLKGLKIRVMNSALHKTIWRALGANPTPMAWPIYTELQQGVIDGQENPLWVMEVYKFYEIQKYMTMTRHVYSPHIDVASLKWWRNLDAKDQALIAECMKGAAKFQRKDNRDKDAARIKLLQEKGMQIEMHPDVDAFRQKVASLAGSDMFKDPAVHDLLVKMLEAVK is encoded by the coding sequence ATGAAAGCACGGATTGTTCTTCTGGCTGCGGTATTGACCATAGGCTTTTGCCTTCCCTTGCAGGCCGCGGAAAACATCAAGCTGGGCGTGGTGACCAAGCCCGGTTCCGCGCAAAACGTGGTCGCCGACAAATTCAAGGAGTTGCTGGAGGCCAAGTCAGGCGGCGATTGGACCGTGACGATTTACGATTCCGGGGTTTTGGGCAACGAAACGGAAATGCTGCAGCAAATCCAGATGAACACCCTCCATATCGGAATTATTACCGGCGGGCCGTTCGACACCTTCACGCCTATCGTGCGCGTCATCAACTATCCCTTTTTATTCAAAGACAACGCCCAGGCCGACGAAATCCTGGACGGCCCCCTGGGCCAGGAGATCCTGGACGGGCTGGAGCCCATGGGCTTTAAAGGCCTGTGTTTTTCGGAAAACGGGTTTCGGAACCTGACCAACAGCAAACGCGCCGTCAAAACGCCCGAGGATTTAAAGGGCCTGAAAATCCGGGTCATGAACTCGGCCTTGCATAAAACCATCTGGAGGGCCTTGGGCGCCAATCCCACGCCCATGGCGTGGCCTATCTATACCGAGTTGCAGCAGGGCGTGATCGACGGCCAGGAAAACCCCCTCTGGGTTATGGAAGTCTACAAATTCTATGAAATTCAAAAATACATGACCATGACCCGCCATGTGTACTCTCCGCACATCGACGTCGCCTCCCTGAAGTGGTGGCGGAACCTGGACGCCAAGGATCAGGCTCTGATCGCCGAGTGCATGAAAGGCGCCGCCAAGTTCCAGAGAAAAGACAACCGGGATAAGGACGCGGCCAGGATAAAGCTGCTCCAGGAAAAAGGCATGCAGATTGAAATGCATCCCGACGTGGACGCGTTCCGCCAAAAGGTCGCCAGCCTGGCCGGCAGCGACATGTTCAAAGACCCGGCGGTTCACGATTTGCTGGTAAAAATGCTGGAAGCCGTTAAATAG